A genome region from Gymnogyps californianus isolate 813 unplaced genomic scaffold, ASM1813914v2 HiC_scaffold_44, whole genome shotgun sequence includes the following:
- the LOC127028821 gene encoding LOW QUALITY PROTEIN: protocadherin alpha-2-like (The sequence of the model RefSeq protein was modified relative to this genomic sequence to represent the inferred CDS: inserted 1 base in 1 codon; deleted 1 base in 1 codon) has translation MGVCWGAVVRVLLLQAGWALGVGQVRYSVPEEAKAGTVVGRLAQDLGLEAGEAEAWRLRLVAQGRRASVEVSGASGASGALVVSSRLDREELCGKSAPCALRLEVLVERPLRVFHVELEVTDINDNAPLFPAARKNLTLPENSPPGSRFPLEGASDADIGANAQLSYTLSPSEHFGLDLQRSEEYRESLFLVLRQALDRETMPVHRLVLTASDGGRPPLTGTMELVISVLDANDNAPQFNQLVYKVELPESAAEGTLVVRVNATDPDVGSNGEIMFAATTTFPPNGLNLFILNPKTGEIRLTGALDFEDVRSYEIQIEARDKGTPPLSGHCKVVVEVVDVNDNAPEVWVTSLSVPVPEDASVGTVVALLSVSDRDSGANGRVRCAVWPPAPFGLVARFAGSYSLVLREALDRERVSEYEVEVRAEDGGAPPLRGSRGVRVPVSDVNDNAPAFAQAVYTVLARENNAAGAELARLWARDADEAGNGRVRYSVAEGVGGGAGAGGGWRAASSYVSVDAESGRVWALRPLDYEEVQVLEFEVRAVDAGEPPLCGNATVQLFVVDENDNAPALLPAPGVGPGPGASGWSSSGPVXGALWAWAAWGAPAGQVVAKIRAVDADSGYNAWLRYELWEPRGKGPFRVGLYSGEVSTARALEEADGPRQRLVIVVRDHGEPARSATATLSVSLVEGAEAALAAAGSSSSSGAGLRPAAGAEGGAAAAAASASATNVWLVVAICAVSSVFVLAVVLYGASRWSPRAAVVSGPGPATLVCASEVGSWSYSQRQSRSLCVADGAGKSDLMVFSPNFPPPPGPAAKETQPEPPALLDTVSGPPFLASRPFTLLLGLPPPFFAVFVLARRLGRRWLRSSSPGQRSGVTYAGLFDVLSIFASAATQLQKT, from the exons ATGGGCGTGTGTTGGGGTGCGGTGGTGCgggtgctgttgctgcaggcgGGGTGGGCGTTGGGCGTCGGGCAGGTGCGGTACTCGGTGCCGGAGGAAGCGAAGGCCGGGACGGTGGTGGGCCGGCTGGCGCAGGACCTGGGCCTGGAGGCGGGCGAGGCGGAGGCTTGGCGGCTGCGGCTGGTGGCGCAGGGCCGGCGGGCGAGCGTGGAGGTgagcggggcgagcggggcgagcggggcgcTGGTGGTGAGCTCGCGGCTGGACCGGGAGGAGCTGTGCGGGAAGAGCGCGCCGTGCGCCCTgcggctggaggtgctggtggagcGGCCGCTGCGCGTCTTCCACGTGGAGCTGGAGGTCACCGACATCAACGACAACGCCCCGCTCTTCCCCGCCGCCCGG AAAAACCTCACTTTACCGGAGAACTCCCCTCCCGGCTCTCGGTTCCCGCTGGAGGGCGCATCGGATGCAGACATCGGAGCCAACGCGCAGCTCTCCTATACACTCAGCCCCAGCGAGCATTTCGGTTTGGATTTACAGCGGAGTGAAGAATACCGAGAATCCCTGTTTCTGGTGCTGAGGCAAGCGCTGGACCGCGAGACGATGCCTGTGCACCGGTTGGTGTTGACGGCGAGTGACGGGGGCCGGCCGCCGCTGACGGGCACGATGGAGCTGGTGATCTCGGTGCTGGACGCCAACGACAACGCGCCCCAGTTCAACCAGTTGGTGTATAAAGTGGAGCTGCCGGAGAGCGCTGCGGAGGGGACGCTGGTGGTGCGGGTGAACGCCACGGATCCGGACGTGGGAAGCAATGGCGAAATAATGTTCGCTGCGACCACTACTTTTCCCCCAAACGGAttaaacctttttattttaaatccgAAGACAGGCGAGATCCGTCTCACGGGCGCCCTGGACTTTGAAGATGTCCGTTCATACGAGATCCAAATCGAAGCGAGAGACAAAGGGACACCGCCGCTGTCGGGTCACTGCAAAgtggtggtggaggtggtggacgtgaacgacaacgcgccggagGTGTGGGTGACGTCGCtgtcggtgccggtgccggagGACGCGTCGGTGGGGACGGTGGTGGCGCTGCTGAGCGTGTCGGACCGGGACTCGGGGGCGAACGGGCGGGTGCGGTGCGCGGTGTGGCCGCCGGCGCCGTTCGGGCTGGTGGCGAGGTTCGCGGGCTCGTACTCGCTGGTGCTGCGGGAGGCGCTGGACCGGGAGCGGGTGTCGGAGTACGAGGTGGAGGTGCGGGCGGAGgacggcggggcgccgccgctgcGCGGCAGCCGCGGGGTGCGGGTGCCGGTGtcggacgtgaacgacaacgcgccggcgTTCGCGCAGGCCGTGTACACGGTGCTGGCGCGGGAGAAcaacgcggcgggcgcggagctgGCGCGGCTGTGGGCGCGGGACGCGGACGAGGCGGGGAACGGGCGCGTGAGGTACTCGGTGGCGGAGGGCgtgggcgggggcgcgggggcgggcggggggtggCGGGCGGCGTCGAGCTACGTGTCGGTGGACGCGGAGAGCGGGCGCGTGTGGGCGCTGCGTCCGTTGGACTACGAGGAGGTGCAGGTGCTGGAGTTCGAGGTGCGGGCGGTGGACGCGGGGGAGCCGCCGCTGTGCGGCAACGCCACGGTGCAGCTCTTCGTGGTGGAcgagaacgacaacgcgccggcgcTGCTGCCGGCGCCGGGCGTcgggccggggcccggggcgTCGGGCTGGTCGTCGTCGGGTCCGG TCGGGGCGCTGTGGGCGTGGGCGGCGTggggggcgccggcggggcaggTGGTGGCGAAGATCCGGGCGGTGGACGCGGACTCGGGCTACAACGCGTGGCTGCGCTACGAGCTGTGGGAGCCGCGGGGGAAGGGCCCGTTCCGCGTGGGGCTGTACAGCGGCGAGGTGAGCACGGCGCGGGCGCTGGAGGAGGCGGACGGCCCGCGGCAGAGGCTGGTGATCGTGGTGCGGGACCACGGGGAGCCGGCGCGCTCGGCCACGGCCACGCTGAGCGTGTCGCTGGTGGAGGGCGCCGAGGCGGCGCTGGCGGCCGCGGGCTCCTCGTCGTCgtcgggagcggggctgcggccggcggcgggcgcggagggcggcgcggcggcggctgcggcgtCGGCGTCGGCGACGAACGtgtggctggtggtggccaTCTGCGCGGTGTCGAGCGTGTTCGTGCTGGCGGTGGTGCTGTACGGGGCGTCGCGGTGGTCGCCGCGGGCGGCCGTGGTGTCGGGGCCCGGGCCGGCGACGCTGGTGTGCGCCAGCGAAGTGGGGAGCTGGTCGTACTCGCAGCGCCAGAGCCGGAGCCTGTGCGTGGCGGACGGCGCGGGCAAGAGCGACCTGATGGTTTTCAGCCCCAacttcccgccgccgcccggccccgcggcgaaGGAGACGCAGCCGGAGCCGCCCGCTCTCCTGGACACGGTCAGTGGCCCTCCCTTTCTGGCCTCTCGCCCCTTCACCCTTCTTCTCGGTCTCCCTCCGCCCTTCTTCGCGGTCTTCGTTCTGGCCCGCCGCCTGGGCAGGCGCTG GTTGCGGAGTAGCAGTCCTGGCCAGAGAAGTGGCGTGACGTATGCTGGCCTGTTTGATGttctttcaatatttgcatCAGCAGCCACACAGTTACAAAAGACCTAG